Proteins from one Ricinus communis isolate WT05 ecotype wild-type chromosome 9, ASM1957865v1, whole genome shotgun sequence genomic window:
- the LOC8258812 gene encoding protein high chlorophyll fluorescent 107 isoform X2, translating into MHFFSASSSSSSKATSLNLFSSSQNSNNKKYINPASRFSFKVPTKAARPIPYSSKQSSPVLDQRPPLSSQSRNREVRKETQKDSFEDLLVVRRPAVEVSGEDSDDEDVVFVNDDKKSSAIIDAGLEKFAKKMPIFEPERMELGSSSSQEKPLAVNLDLALYKAKVLARGYRFAEAEVILQKCINYWSEDGRAYVALGKILTKQSKTAEARAVYEKGCQATQGENAYIWQCWAVLENKMGNIRRARELFDAATVADKRHIAAWHGWAVLELKQGNIKKARQLLAKGIKFCGGNEYIYQTLALLEAKANRYEQARYLFRQATKCNPKSCASWLAWAQVEVQQENNLTARELFQKAVQASPKNRFAWHVWGVFEANIGNIEMARKLLKIGHTLNPRDPVLLQSLALLEYKHSTANLARVLFRRASELDPKHQPVWIAWGWMEWKEGNISAARELYQRALSIDSSSESAAKCLQAWGVLEQRVGNLSLARRLFRSSLNINSQSYITWMTWAQFEEDQGNSVRAEEIRNLYFQQWGADGECACASFNCKSCK; encoded by the exons atgcactTCTTctctgcttcttcttcttcatcatcaaaGGCAACAAGTTTGAATCTTTTCAGTTCCTCTCAAAACtctaacaataaaaaatacataaatccAGCTTCCAGATTTTCCTTCAAAGTCCCGACCAAGGCTGCTCGTCCAATCCCATATTCTTCAAAGCAATCCTCTCCAGTTCTTGATCAAAGACCACCACTTTCATCACAATCAAGAAACAGagaagtaagaaaagaaacacaaAAGGATTCTTTTGAGGATCTGCTTGTAGTTCGCAGACCTGCAGTGGAGGTTTCTGGTGAAGATTCTGACGATGAAGATGTTGTTTTTGTTAATGATGATAAGAAATCTTCAGCTATCATTGATGCTGGTCTCGAGAAGTTTGCCAAGAAAATGCCCATTTTTGAACCAGAGAGAATGGAGTtaggttcttcttcttctcagGAAAAGCCTCTTGCTGTCAATTTGGACTTGGCTTTGTATAAGGCCAAGGTTTTGGCTAGAGGTTATAGATTTGCAGAGGCTGAAGTGATACTACAAaag TGTATTAACTATTGGTCTGAAGATGGGAGGGCATATGTAGCATTAGGAAAGATACTAACCAAGCAATCAAAAACAGCAGAAGCTAGAGCTGTATATGAGAAAGGGTGCCAGGCAACTCAAGGAGAAAATGCCTACATTTGGCAG TGCTGGGCTGTTTTGGAAAATAAGATGGGTAATATAAGGAGAGCAAGGGAGTTGTTTGATGCTGCCACAGTTGCTGACAAAAGACATATAGCTGCCTGGCATGGTTGGGCAGTTCTAGAGCTAAAACAGGGAAATATCAAGAAGGCAAGACAATTGCTTGCTAAAGGCATCAAGTTCTGCGGTGGAAATGAGTACATATATCAAACGCTTGCACTGTTGGAAGCTAAAGCAAATCGTTACGAGCAGGCCCGTTATTTGTTTAGGCAAGCCACTAAGTGCAATCCAAAAAGCTGTGCCAGTTGGCTT GCGTGGGCACAGGTGGAGGTGCAACAGGAAAACAACCTTACAGCTAGGGAACTTTTTCAG AAAGCAGTACAAGCTAGCCCCAAGAATAGATTTGCATGGCACGTATGGGGAGTTTTTGAAGCTAATATTGGAAATATCGAAATGGCAAGAAAGCTTTTGAAGATAGGTCACACACTCAATCCGCGGGATCCTGTTCTTCTTCAGTCTCTTGCATTACTGGAATATAAACACTCTACTGCAAATCTTGCACGAGTGTTGTTCAGGCGGGCATCTGAGTTGGACCCGAAGCACCAACCAGTATGGATT GCTTGGGGATGGATGGAATGGAAAGAAGGAAATATCTCCGCTGCTAGAGAGCTATACCAGAGAGCACTTTCAATTGACTCGAGTAGTGAAAGTGCTGCTAAATGTCTACAG GCTTGGGGTGTTCTTGAACAGAGAGTTGGCAACTTATCGTTAGCTCGTAGATTATTTAGATCATCGCTGAATATAAACTCCCAGAGTTATATAACATGGATGACATGGGCTCAATTTGAGGAGGACCAAGGGAACTCTGTACGAGCTGAGGAAATTCGTAACCTTTATTTTCAGCAA TGGGGTGCAGATGGTGAATGTGCTTGTGCCTCTTTTAATTGCAAGTCTTGTAAATAG
- the LOC8258812 gene encoding protein high chlorophyll fluorescent 107 isoform X1 encodes MHFFSASSSSSSKATSLNLFSSSQNSNNKKYINPASRFSFKVPTKAARPIPYSSKQSSPVLDQRPPLSSQSRNREVRKETQKDSFEDLLVVRRPAVEVSGEDSDDEDVVFVNDDKKSSAIIDAGLEKFAKKMPIFEPERMELGSSSSQEKPLAVNLDLALYKAKVLARGYRFAEAEVILQKCINYWSEDGRAYVALGKILTKQSKTAEARAVYEKGCQATQGENAYIWQCWAVLENKMGNIRRARELFDAATVADKRHIAAWHGWAVLELKQGNIKKARQLLAKGIKFCGGNEYIYQTLALLEAKANRYEQARYLFRQATKCNPKSCASWLAWAQVEVQQENNLTARELFQKAVQASPKNRFAWHVWGVFEANIGNIEMARKLLKIGHTLNPRDPVLLQSLALLEYKHSTANLARVLFRRASELDPKHQPVWIAWGWMEWKEGNISAARELYQRALSIDSSSESAAKCLQAWGVLEQRVGNLSLARRLFRSSLNINSQSYITWMTWAQFEEDQGNSVRAEEIRNLYFQQRTEVVDDASWVMGVLDIIDPALDSIKRLLKFDQNKEQESSSSKPGKYEANANVPSSNADGNLTRSRSGFDLDSFIKERLSLDQSKVDVQLETSGNPTPWRVSQRRLWRSSPTKLSKTRT; translated from the exons atgcactTCTTctctgcttcttcttcttcatcatcaaaGGCAACAAGTTTGAATCTTTTCAGTTCCTCTCAAAACtctaacaataaaaaatacataaatccAGCTTCCAGATTTTCCTTCAAAGTCCCGACCAAGGCTGCTCGTCCAATCCCATATTCTTCAAAGCAATCCTCTCCAGTTCTTGATCAAAGACCACCACTTTCATCACAATCAAGAAACAGagaagtaagaaaagaaacacaaAAGGATTCTTTTGAGGATCTGCTTGTAGTTCGCAGACCTGCAGTGGAGGTTTCTGGTGAAGATTCTGACGATGAAGATGTTGTTTTTGTTAATGATGATAAGAAATCTTCAGCTATCATTGATGCTGGTCTCGAGAAGTTTGCCAAGAAAATGCCCATTTTTGAACCAGAGAGAATGGAGTtaggttcttcttcttctcagGAAAAGCCTCTTGCTGTCAATTTGGACTTGGCTTTGTATAAGGCCAAGGTTTTGGCTAGAGGTTATAGATTTGCAGAGGCTGAAGTGATACTACAAaag TGTATTAACTATTGGTCTGAAGATGGGAGGGCATATGTAGCATTAGGAAAGATACTAACCAAGCAATCAAAAACAGCAGAAGCTAGAGCTGTATATGAGAAAGGGTGCCAGGCAACTCAAGGAGAAAATGCCTACATTTGGCAG TGCTGGGCTGTTTTGGAAAATAAGATGGGTAATATAAGGAGAGCAAGGGAGTTGTTTGATGCTGCCACAGTTGCTGACAAAAGACATATAGCTGCCTGGCATGGTTGGGCAGTTCTAGAGCTAAAACAGGGAAATATCAAGAAGGCAAGACAATTGCTTGCTAAAGGCATCAAGTTCTGCGGTGGAAATGAGTACATATATCAAACGCTTGCACTGTTGGAAGCTAAAGCAAATCGTTACGAGCAGGCCCGTTATTTGTTTAGGCAAGCCACTAAGTGCAATCCAAAAAGCTGTGCCAGTTGGCTT GCGTGGGCACAGGTGGAGGTGCAACAGGAAAACAACCTTACAGCTAGGGAACTTTTTCAG AAAGCAGTACAAGCTAGCCCCAAGAATAGATTTGCATGGCACGTATGGGGAGTTTTTGAAGCTAATATTGGAAATATCGAAATGGCAAGAAAGCTTTTGAAGATAGGTCACACACTCAATCCGCGGGATCCTGTTCTTCTTCAGTCTCTTGCATTACTGGAATATAAACACTCTACTGCAAATCTTGCACGAGTGTTGTTCAGGCGGGCATCTGAGTTGGACCCGAAGCACCAACCAGTATGGATT GCTTGGGGATGGATGGAATGGAAAGAAGGAAATATCTCCGCTGCTAGAGAGCTATACCAGAGAGCACTTTCAATTGACTCGAGTAGTGAAAGTGCTGCTAAATGTCTACAG GCTTGGGGTGTTCTTGAACAGAGAGTTGGCAACTTATCGTTAGCTCGTAGATTATTTAGATCATCGCTGAATATAAACTCCCAGAGTTATATAACATGGATGACATGGGCTCAATTTGAGGAGGACCAAGGGAACTCTGTACGAGCTGAGGAAATTCGTAACCTTTATTTTCAGCAA CGAACTGAAGTTGTAGATGATGCTTCATGGGTTATGGGAGTTCTAGACATCATTGATCCAGCACTTGACAGCATAAAGAGACTCCTGAAATTTGATCAGAATAAGGAGCAGGAGTCTTCTAGTAGTAAACCAGGCAAATATGAAGCTAATGCTAATGTTCCTTCAAGTAATGCCGATGGCAATCTCACAAGAAGTAGAAGTGGATTTGATTTAGATTCTTTCATCAAGGAAAGGCTGTCTTTAGATCAATCAAAGGTGGATGTTCAGTTGGAAACATCGGGCAACCCAACACCATGGAGAGTTTCACAGAGAAGACTATGGAGATCATCGCCcacaaaattatcaaaaactAGAACTTAA
- the LOC8258812 gene encoding protein high chlorophyll fluorescent 107 isoform X3: protein MHFFSASSSSSSKATSLNLFSSSQNSNNKKYINPASRFSFKVPTKAARPIPYSSKQSSPVLDQRPPLSSQSRNREVRKETQKDSFEDLLVVRRPAVEVSGEDSDDEDVVFVNDDKKSSAIIDAGLEKFAKKMPIFEPERMELGSSSSQEKPLAVNLDLALYKAKVLARGYRFAEAEVILQKCINYWSEDGRAYVALGKILTKQSKTAEARAVYEKGCQATQGENAYIWQCWAVLENKMGNIRRARELFDAATVADKRHIAAWHGWAVLELKQGNIKKARQLLAKGIKFCGGNEYIYQTLALLEAKANRYEQARYLFRQATKCNPKSCASWLAWAQVEVQQENNLTARELFQKAVQASPKNRFAWHVWGVFEANIGNIEMARKLLKIGHTLNPRDPVLLQSLALLEYKHSTANLARVLFRRASELDPKHQPVWIAWGWMEWKEGNISAARELYQRALSIDSSSESAAKCLQAWGVLEQRVGNLSLARRLFRSSLNINSQSYITWMTWAQFEEDQGNSVRAEEIRNLYFQQIVCATAN, encoded by the exons atgcactTCTTctctgcttcttcttcttcatcatcaaaGGCAACAAGTTTGAATCTTTTCAGTTCCTCTCAAAACtctaacaataaaaaatacataaatccAGCTTCCAGATTTTCCTTCAAAGTCCCGACCAAGGCTGCTCGTCCAATCCCATATTCTTCAAAGCAATCCTCTCCAGTTCTTGATCAAAGACCACCACTTTCATCACAATCAAGAAACAGagaagtaagaaaagaaacacaaAAGGATTCTTTTGAGGATCTGCTTGTAGTTCGCAGACCTGCAGTGGAGGTTTCTGGTGAAGATTCTGACGATGAAGATGTTGTTTTTGTTAATGATGATAAGAAATCTTCAGCTATCATTGATGCTGGTCTCGAGAAGTTTGCCAAGAAAATGCCCATTTTTGAACCAGAGAGAATGGAGTtaggttcttcttcttctcagGAAAAGCCTCTTGCTGTCAATTTGGACTTGGCTTTGTATAAGGCCAAGGTTTTGGCTAGAGGTTATAGATTTGCAGAGGCTGAAGTGATACTACAAaag TGTATTAACTATTGGTCTGAAGATGGGAGGGCATATGTAGCATTAGGAAAGATACTAACCAAGCAATCAAAAACAGCAGAAGCTAGAGCTGTATATGAGAAAGGGTGCCAGGCAACTCAAGGAGAAAATGCCTACATTTGGCAG TGCTGGGCTGTTTTGGAAAATAAGATGGGTAATATAAGGAGAGCAAGGGAGTTGTTTGATGCTGCCACAGTTGCTGACAAAAGACATATAGCTGCCTGGCATGGTTGGGCAGTTCTAGAGCTAAAACAGGGAAATATCAAGAAGGCAAGACAATTGCTTGCTAAAGGCATCAAGTTCTGCGGTGGAAATGAGTACATATATCAAACGCTTGCACTGTTGGAAGCTAAAGCAAATCGTTACGAGCAGGCCCGTTATTTGTTTAGGCAAGCCACTAAGTGCAATCCAAAAAGCTGTGCCAGTTGGCTT GCGTGGGCACAGGTGGAGGTGCAACAGGAAAACAACCTTACAGCTAGGGAACTTTTTCAG AAAGCAGTACAAGCTAGCCCCAAGAATAGATTTGCATGGCACGTATGGGGAGTTTTTGAAGCTAATATTGGAAATATCGAAATGGCAAGAAAGCTTTTGAAGATAGGTCACACACTCAATCCGCGGGATCCTGTTCTTCTTCAGTCTCTTGCATTACTGGAATATAAACACTCTACTGCAAATCTTGCACGAGTGTTGTTCAGGCGGGCATCTGAGTTGGACCCGAAGCACCAACCAGTATGGATT GCTTGGGGATGGATGGAATGGAAAGAAGGAAATATCTCCGCTGCTAGAGAGCTATACCAGAGAGCACTTTCAATTGACTCGAGTAGTGAAAGTGCTGCTAAATGTCTACAG GCTTGGGGTGTTCTTGAACAGAGAGTTGGCAACTTATCGTTAGCTCGTAGATTATTTAGATCATCGCTGAATATAAACTCCCAGAGTTATATAACATGGATGACATGGGCTCAATTTGAGGAGGACCAAGGGAACTCTGTACGAGCTGAGGAAATTCGTAACCTTTATTTTCAGCAA ATTGTGTGTGCCACAGCGAACTGA